From one Phaenicophaeus curvirostris isolate KB17595 chromosome 38, BPBGC_Pcur_1.0, whole genome shotgun sequence genomic stretch:
- the ATP5F1B gene encoding ATP synthase subunit beta, mitochondrial: MLGLAGRCAAAAGPLLSRGAGPGPRLLPLLLRRGAGPAAAVGARREHAAQAAPAAKASAGTGRIVAVIGAVVDVQFDEGLPPILNALEVQGRETRLVLEVAQHLGENTVRTIAMDGTEGLVRGQKVLDSGAPIRIPVGPETLGRIMNVIGEPIDERGPITTKQFAAIHAEAPEFVEMSVEQEILVTGIKVVDLLAPYAKGGKIGLFGGAGVGKTVLIMELINNVAKAHGGYSVFAGVGERTREGNDLYHEMIESGVINLKDATSKVALVYGQMNEPPGARARVALTGLTVAEYFRDQEGQDVLLFIDNIFRFTQAGSEVSALLGRIPSAVGYQPTLATDMGTMQERITTTRKGSITSVQAIYVPADDLTDPAPATTFAHLDATTVLSRAIAELGIYPAVDPLDSTSRIMDPNIVGPEHYDVARGVQKILQDYKSLQDIIAILGMDELSEEDKLTVARARKIQRFLSQPFQVAEVFTGHMGKLVPLKETIKGFKQILAGEYDHLPEQAFYMVGPIEEAVAKAEKLAEEHA; the protein is encoded by the exons atgttggggCTCGCGGGTCGCtgcgccgccgccgcggggccgcTCCTCagccgcggggccgggccgggcccccGCCTCCTGCCGCTGCTCCTCCGCCGCGGGGCAGGCCCGGCTGCCGCCGTTGGGGCGC GCCGGGAGCATGCGGCGCAGGCGGCCCCCGCGGCCAAGGCCAGCGCCGGTACCGGGCGCATCGTGGCCGTGATCGGGGCCGTGGTGGACGTGCAGTTCGATGAGGGGCTGCCCCCGATCCTCAACGCCCTGGAGGTGCAGGGCCGCGAGACCAGGCTGGTGCTGGAGGTGGCTCAGCACCTGG GGGAGAACACCGTGCGCACCATCGCCATGGATGGCACTGAGGGcctggtgaggggccagaaggTGCTGGATTCCGGCGCTCCCATCCGCATCCCCGTGGGCCCCGAGACGCTGGGCAGGATCATGAACGTCATCGGGGAGCCCATCGACGAGAGGGGCCCCATCACGACCAAGCA GTTCGCTGCCATCCACGCCGAAGCCCCCGAGTTTGTGGAGATGAGCGTTGAGCAGGAGATCTTGGTGACAGGGATCAAGGTCGTGGATCTGCTGGCTCCCTACGCCAAGGGCGGCAAGATCG GTTTGTTCGGAGGTGCTGGTGTTGGCAAGACAGTGTTGATCATGGAGCTGATCAACAACGTGGCCAAAGCCCACGGCGGTTACTCGGTGTTCGCCGGCGTCGGGGAGCGAACCCGTGAGGGCAACGACCTCTACCACGAGATGATCGAGTCTGGTGTCATCAACCTGAAGGACGCCACTTCCAAG GTCGCCCTGGTTTACGGGCAGATGAACGAGCCCCCGGGTGCCCGTGCTCGCGTGGCGCTGACGGGGCTGACGGTGGCCGAGTATTTCCGGGACCAGGAGGGCCAGGACGTGCTGCTCTTCATCGACAACATCTTCCGCTTCACCCAGGCCGGCTCTGAG gtATCGGCGCTGCTGGGCAGAATCCCCTCGGCCGTGGGCTACCAGCCCACGTTGGCCACCGACATGGGTACCATGCAGGAACGGATCACCACCACGCGCAAGGGCTCCATCACCTCCGTGCAG GCCATCTACGTACCAGCCGATGACCTGACGGACCCTGCGCCCGCCACCACCTTCGCTCACCTGGACGCCACCACGGTGCTGTCCCGCGCCATCGCCGAGCTGGGCATCTACCCCGCCGTGGACCCGCTGGACTCAACCTCTCGCATCATGGACCCCAATATCGTGGGCCCCGAGCACTACGACGTGGCCCGAGGCGTCCAGAAGATCCTGCAG GACTACAAGTCCCTGCAGGACATCATCGCCATCCTGGGCATGGATGAGCTCTCGGAGGAGGACAAGCTGACGGTGGCCCGGGCGCGCAAGATCCAGCGTTTCCTCTCGCAGCCCTTCCAGGTGGCCGAGGTCTTCACTGGCCACATGGGCAAGTTGGTGCCGCTGAAGGAAACCATCAAGGGCTTCAAGCAGATCCTGGCGG GTGAGTACGACCACCTCCCCGAGCAGGCCTTCTACATGGTGGGGCCCATCGAGGAGGCCGTGGCCAAGGCCGAGAAGCTGGCAGAGGAGCACGCGTGA